A genomic segment from Lutzomyia longipalpis isolate SR_M1_2022 chromosome 3, ASM2433408v1 encodes:
- the LOC129793293 gene encoding uncharacterized protein LOC129793293 has product MRSGDSNKTSSDIENVEWSVGTAAGHLPNVVRFGSSSSQASQSSGDICRICHCESDPLNPLLTPCYCSGSLKYVHQACLQQWLTASETNACELCKFPFIMHTKIKPFNEWRSLDMSGVERRRLFCAVLFHCAAALCVIWSLCVLIERAAEEVKRGLIGWPFWTKLVVVTVGLTGGVVFMYIQCRQYLHLCNRWRARNRILLIQNAPEKIHQIHSASPMMSQRPFPRNGSSSTTGNYPAAAGAANLGQLYARPPSHGEIVANIENNHLNYDRDWTLDDVSQMSFKPCPQGSGSMTPLAFHDSVHNIYEQQPPMRASSSSGNASGSGRSSQEHIISAPGPSRTGDLSLFKLGNTSSAVFLENRDILSDGAYPKVTCRHSSVGINPTDGGGTDGVPPKDTRRFSDTKLLQQSADPAANDAIFNVTNLLGPSIPAKCDATPQITDIIFEAGSSFDPLELNIQEMLELDIQQQKKSQLSLNATSAKVNLLTSEVPPKSRPLFKSLPNLSGSSENLLQKQ; this is encoded by the exons ATTTGGCTCATCAAGCAGTCAAGCATCGCAGAGCAGTGGGGATATCTGTCGGATTTGCCACTGCGAGAGTGACCCACTGAACCCCCTGCTCACGCCCTGCTATTGCTCAGGGAGCCTCAAGTACGTCCACCAGGCGTGTCTGCAGCAATGGCTCACTGCCTCGGAGACGAATGCCTGCGAACTATGCAAATTTCCATTCATAATGCACACCAAAATAAAGCCATTCAATGAG TGGCGCAGCCTGGATATGTCGGGTGTCGAGAGGCGTCGTCTCTTCTGTGCCGTGCTCTTCCACTGCGCCGCGGCGCTCTGTGTTATTTGGTCGCTATGCGTCCTCATTGAACGTGCTGCCGAAGAGGTCAAGAGGGGTCTCATCGGATGGCCCTTCTGGACAAAATTGGTCGTTGTCACGGTTGGCCTCACGGGTGGGGTTGTCTTCATGTACATCCAATGTCGGCAGTATCTGCACCTCTGCAATCGCTGGAGAGCGAGAAATCG gattCTCCTCATCCAGAATGCACCggaaaaaattcatcaaatccATTCGGCATCCCCAATGATGTCCCAGCGTCCTTTTCCACGAAATGGAAGTTCCTCGACGACTGGGAATTATCCAGCTGCAGCTGGTGCGGCGAATCTTGGCCAACTGTACGCCCGGCCACCCAGCCATGGGGAGATTGTGGCAAATATTGAGAATAATCATCTCAACTATGACAGAGACTGGACCCTTGATGATGTGAGTCAAATGTCGTTCAAGCCATGCCCTCAGGGGTCCGGAAGTATGACTCCGCTCGCCTTCCATGACTCTGTGCACAATATTTATGAGCAACAACCACCCATGAGGGCATCCTCGTCGTCGGGTAATGCCTCCGGGAGTGGACGTTCAAGTCAGGAGCACATAATTTCTGCACCAGGACCCAGTCGTACGGGGGATTTGAGTCTCTTCAAATTGGGCAATACATCATCGGCCGTTTTCCTTGAGAATCGTGATATTCTCAGTGATGGCGCATACCCAAAGGTAACGTGTCGGCATTCGAGTGTTGGGATAAATCCCACAGATGGAGGTGGTACCGATGGGGTCCCACCGAAAGACACAAGACGTTTTTCCGATACAAAACTCCTGCAACAATCAGCGGATCCTGCAGCAAATGATGCCATTTTCAATGTAACAAATCTCCTGGGGCCCTCAATTCCGGCCAAATGCGATGCAACGCCCCAAATAACGGACATAATCTTCGAAGCGGGCAGTAGTTTCGATCCACTGGAGCTGAATATTCAGGAGATGCTTGAGCTGGATATTCAGCAACAGAAGAAATCACAATTGTCTCTCAATGCAACGTCGGCCAAGGTGAATTTGCTGACAAGTGAGGTACCACCCAAGAGTCGTCCACTCTTTAAATCTCTTCCAAATTTGAGTGGGAGCAgtgagaatttattgcaaaaacagTGA